A genomic segment from Daphnia carinata strain CSIRO-1 chromosome 1, CSIRO_AGI_Dcar_HiC_V3, whole genome shotgun sequence encodes:
- the LOC130692366 gene encoding probable chitinase 10, whose amino-acid sequence MNRLSSMLLAFAIFQCSFVFSAADINLGVSDFKCPTGHSIYPHPERCELYYTCYNTEPTYLWQCRSNLLFDLVYDGCNWPDQTYCGNRTRPDEFATSVQPVPTTSTPSQPSLKPITCPDDGFYPEYTDRCSSHFYTCLDGQSFSTYCPSYGVFEPVNRRCVSPNALACKSATPTTSAPILSTPSATKTSAPAATTIPPTTIHLTTVVTKTTVGGSFVCPSNGTYPDPAQCSNYYVCDNGTAFLFTCPSGLVFNPAGGVCDWPSSVPSCNGK is encoded by the exons ATGAATAGGCTGTCCTCCATGCTTTTGGCATTTGCCATTTTCCAAT GCTCGTTCGTCTTCAGTGCTGCTGACATCAATTTAGGTGTCAGCGATTTCAAATGCCCAACAGGCCACAGCATCTACCCGCATCCTGAGCGGTGTGAACTGTACTACACCTGTTACAACACAGAACCCACTTACCTGTGGCAATGTAGATCCAATTTGCTATTTGACCTCGTCTATGACGGCTGCAACTGGCCCGATCAAACGTACTGCGGAAATCGTACCCGACCGGATG AGTTTGCTACAAGCGTTCAGCCTGTACCCACAACCTCAACACCTAGTCAACCTAGCCTGAAGCCTATTACATGTCCCGATGACGGGTTTTATCCCGAGTACACGGACCGTTGCAGTTCCCATTTCTACACTTGTCTCGACGGCCAGTCCTTTTCCACT TATTGTCCATCCTACGGTGTCTTCGAGCCGGTCAACAGACGATGTGTTTCACCAAACGCTTTGGCGTGCAAGAGTG CAACGCCAACAACTAGTGCGCCAATATTGTCAACGCCATCCGCTACCAAAACGAGTGCCCCCGCGGCGACAACAATTCCGCCAACAACAATCCATTTAACAACAGTGGTCACCAAAACAACCGTGGGAGGTTCATTCGTCTGCCCGTCAAACGGAACTTACCCAGACCCAGCTCAATGCTCAAATTACTACGTGTGTGACAACGGCACCGCCTTCCTTTTC ACTTGTCCGTCTGGACTTGTGTTCAATCCAGCTGGTGGCGTTTGCGATTGGCCCAGCAGCGTCCCTAGCTGCAATGGTAAATAG
- the LOC130692339 gene encoding maternal embryonic leucine zipper kinase-like isoform X2, with the protein MVPIKSYCALDGYYEMYDTIGSGGFAKVKLGVHCLTGEKVAIKIMDKKQLGDDLPRIRLEIEAMKTLSHQNVCKLFQVIETDSKIFMILEYCPDGELFDYIVERDRLTEDEARHFFRQIVAAVAYIHHKGFAHRDLKPENLLLDDGQQLKLIDFGLCAKPKGGMNSHLETCCGSPAYAAPELISGKCYLGSEADIWSMGVLLYALLCGYLPFDDDNIAILYRKIQSGIYEKPEWLSESSMEMLDRLLQVDPKRRITIAQLLNHPWVTKDCYPNYNVQWESIYQTKELDDECVTEMAVSVGKSRKAMHSILSDWSYDYNTATYLLLWKRKQLSKSVKLMRDQPSIPGTPVSGLKRNLMEEMNSAGDNLTRRNSLKNSPRTIHTSLEGGLDDVDLLAIGQGSPISDIIQRVLETQPPFSHQHNSNMTPLAKKRPLEEKESEYVFAKPVSVAPTPSRKTKRQSPDHSKLSPSRSMDSALDDISKTPATPRSRINDENRWMDTPERGGVAGSKSARKMFGSIERGLDRVRLMLTPRRRQLQRGDGEMEFASNGPNVVDNKTLYNVSTTSSRDPDFVLSELRRALQSKGIPVKQKGYTLRGRITEGVRAKLSFELEVCLIPRVDVVGIRRKRLKGDAWCYKRVCEEVLRMASIQTAA; encoded by the exons ATGGTGCCAATCAAATCATATTGTGCCTTGGATGGGTACTATGAAATGTATGATACAATTGGAAGTGGAGGCTTTGCTAAAGTCAAACTTGGCGTCCACTGTCTAACTGGTGAAAAAGTTGCCATAAAAATAATGGATAAGAAGCAATTAGGG GATGACCTACCCCGAATTCGACTGGAAATCGAAGCCATGAAAACTCTGAGCCATCAAAATGTTTGTAAATTATTTCAAGTCATTGAGACTGATTCCAAAATTTTTATGATCCTTGAGTATTGCCCTGATGGAGAGTTATTTGACTATATTG TTGAAAGAGATAGGTTAACGGAAGATGAAGCAAGACATTTTTTCAGGCAaattgttgctgctgttgcttaCATACATCACAAAGGATTTGCGCATCGTGATCTGAAACCG GAAAACTTGCTGCTAGATGATGGTCAACAGCTAAAACTTATAGATTTTGGACTTTGTGCAAAACCGAAAGGTGGGATGAATTCTCATCTAGAAACTTGTTGTGGTTCGCCAGCATATGCTGCTCCAGAGTTAATTTCTGGGAAATGCTATTTAG GATCCGAAGCAGACATTTGGAGCATGGGTGTCCTTTTGTATGCTCTTCTTTGCGGTTATCTTCCTTTCGATGACGATAATATAGCTATACTTTATAGAAAAATTCAA AGCGGCATTTACGAAAAACCAGAATGGTTAAGCGAATCCAGCATGGAAATGCTAGATCGGCTCCTTCAGGTAGACCCTAAACGTCGGATCACTATTGCGCAGTTATTAAACCATCCTTGGGTGACCAAAGATTGCTACCCAAACTATAACGTGCaa tgGGAAAGCATCTATCAAACCAAGGAACTTGATGACGAATGCGTGACTGAAATGGCCGTGTCGGTCGGCAAATCCAGAAAAGCAATGCATTCAATCTTGTCTGACTGGTCTTACGACTACAACACAGCAACGTATCTGCTACTGTGGAAGCGTAAACAGCTTTCGAAGTCCGTTAAGCTAATGAGAGATCAACCG AGCATACCTGGAACCCCAGTGTCGGGATTGAAGCGCAACTTGATGGAAGAAATGAATTCTGCCGGTGATAATCTCACTAGACGCAATTCTCTAAAAAATTCGCCTCGAACCATACATACATCATTGGAGGGAGGACTCGATGACGTGGATCTCCTGGCGATCGGACAAGGAAGCCCCATCAGTGACATCATTCAACGCGTCCTCG AAACGCAGCCTCCATTTTCCCATCAGCATAACAGCAATATGACGCCTTTGGCTAAAAAACGACCTTTGGAGGAGAAAGAATCAGAATATGTTTTTGCCAAGCCAGTATCTGTGGCTCCCACTCCATCTCGTAAAACCAAAAGACAATCCCCGG ACCATTCCAAACTCTCTCCGTCACGCTCAATGGACAGCGCCCTAGATGACATATCAAAAACTCCAGCTACTCCAAGGAG CCGAATAAACGACGAAAATCGTTGGATGGATACTCCTGAGCGAGGTGGCGTTGCAGGATCTAAATCAGCCCGAAAAATGTTTGGTAGTATTGAACGAGGACTGGACCGCGTTCGCCTGATGCTCACGCCTCGTCGGAGACAGCTGCAGCGTGGGGATGGAGAAATGGAATTTGCGTCGAACGGACCGAACGTAGTCGACAACAAG ACGCTTTACAACGTTTCAACCACATCCAGCCGTGATCCTGATTTCGTCTTGTCGGAATTGCGCAGAGCACTCCAGAGCAAAGGCATTCctgttaaacaaaaagg GTACACGTTACGAGGAAGGATCACGGAAGGCGTCAGAGCCAAGTTGTCTTTCGAACTGGAAGTCTGCCTCATTCCACGAGTTGATGTGGTCGGCATTCGCAGAAAACGATTGAAAGGTGATGCCTGGTGCTATAAGCGCGTTTGTGAGGAAGTTCTTCGTATGGCCTCTATCCAAACAGCCGCTTAA
- the LOC130692339 gene encoding maternal embryonic leucine zipper kinase-like isoform X1 has protein sequence MVPIKSYCALDGYYEMYDTIGSGGFAKVKLGVHCLTGEKVAIKIMDKKQLGDDLPRIRLEIEAMKTLSHQNVCKLFQVIETDSKIFMILEYCPDGELFDYIVERDRLTEDEARHFFRQIVAAVAYIHHKGFAHRDLKPENLLLDDGQQLKLIDFGLCAKPKGGMNSHLETCCGSPAYAAPELISGKCYLGSEADIWSMGVLLYALLCGYLPFDDDNIAILYRKIQSGIYEKPEWLSESSMEMLDRLLQVDPKRRITIAQLLNHPWVTKDCYPNYNVQWESIYQTKELDDECVTEMAVSVGKSRKAMHSILSDWSYDYNTATYLLLWKRKQLSKSVKLMRDQPSIPGTPVSGLKRNLMEEMNSAGDNLTRRNSLKNSPRTIHTSLEGGLDDVDLLAIGQGSPISDIIQRVLETQPPFSHQHNSNMTPLAKKRPLEEKESEYVFAKPVSVAPTPSRKTKRQSPDHSKLSPSRSMDSALDDISKTPATPRSSRINDENRWMDTPERGGVAGSKSARKMFGSIERGLDRVRLMLTPRRRQLQRGDGEMEFASNGPNVVDNKTLYNVSTTSSRDPDFVLSELRRALQSKGIPVKQKGYTLRGRITEGVRAKLSFELEVCLIPRVDVVGIRRKRLKGDAWCYKRVCEEVLRMASIQTAA, from the exons ATGGTGCCAATCAAATCATATTGTGCCTTGGATGGGTACTATGAAATGTATGATACAATTGGAAGTGGAGGCTTTGCTAAAGTCAAACTTGGCGTCCACTGTCTAACTGGTGAAAAAGTTGCCATAAAAATAATGGATAAGAAGCAATTAGGG GATGACCTACCCCGAATTCGACTGGAAATCGAAGCCATGAAAACTCTGAGCCATCAAAATGTTTGTAAATTATTTCAAGTCATTGAGACTGATTCCAAAATTTTTATGATCCTTGAGTATTGCCCTGATGGAGAGTTATTTGACTATATTG TTGAAAGAGATAGGTTAACGGAAGATGAAGCAAGACATTTTTTCAGGCAaattgttgctgctgttgcttaCATACATCACAAAGGATTTGCGCATCGTGATCTGAAACCG GAAAACTTGCTGCTAGATGATGGTCAACAGCTAAAACTTATAGATTTTGGACTTTGTGCAAAACCGAAAGGTGGGATGAATTCTCATCTAGAAACTTGTTGTGGTTCGCCAGCATATGCTGCTCCAGAGTTAATTTCTGGGAAATGCTATTTAG GATCCGAAGCAGACATTTGGAGCATGGGTGTCCTTTTGTATGCTCTTCTTTGCGGTTATCTTCCTTTCGATGACGATAATATAGCTATACTTTATAGAAAAATTCAA AGCGGCATTTACGAAAAACCAGAATGGTTAAGCGAATCCAGCATGGAAATGCTAGATCGGCTCCTTCAGGTAGACCCTAAACGTCGGATCACTATTGCGCAGTTATTAAACCATCCTTGGGTGACCAAAGATTGCTACCCAAACTATAACGTGCaa tgGGAAAGCATCTATCAAACCAAGGAACTTGATGACGAATGCGTGACTGAAATGGCCGTGTCGGTCGGCAAATCCAGAAAAGCAATGCATTCAATCTTGTCTGACTGGTCTTACGACTACAACACAGCAACGTATCTGCTACTGTGGAAGCGTAAACAGCTTTCGAAGTCCGTTAAGCTAATGAGAGATCAACCG AGCATACCTGGAACCCCAGTGTCGGGATTGAAGCGCAACTTGATGGAAGAAATGAATTCTGCCGGTGATAATCTCACTAGACGCAATTCTCTAAAAAATTCGCCTCGAACCATACATACATCATTGGAGGGAGGACTCGATGACGTGGATCTCCTGGCGATCGGACAAGGAAGCCCCATCAGTGACATCATTCAACGCGTCCTCG AAACGCAGCCTCCATTTTCCCATCAGCATAACAGCAATATGACGCCTTTGGCTAAAAAACGACCTTTGGAGGAGAAAGAATCAGAATATGTTTTTGCCAAGCCAGTATCTGTGGCTCCCACTCCATCTCGTAAAACCAAAAGACAATCCCCGG ACCATTCCAAACTCTCTCCGTCACGCTCAATGGACAGCGCCCTAGATGACATATCAAAAACTCCAGCTACTCCAAGGAG TAGCCGAATAAACGACGAAAATCGTTGGATGGATACTCCTGAGCGAGGTGGCGTTGCAGGATCTAAATCAGCCCGAAAAATGTTTGGTAGTATTGAACGAGGACTGGACCGCGTTCGCCTGATGCTCACGCCTCGTCGGAGACAGCTGCAGCGTGGGGATGGAGAAATGGAATTTGCGTCGAACGGACCGAACGTAGTCGACAACAAG ACGCTTTACAACGTTTCAACCACATCCAGCCGTGATCCTGATTTCGTCTTGTCGGAATTGCGCAGAGCACTCCAGAGCAAAGGCATTCctgttaaacaaaaagg GTACACGTTACGAGGAAGGATCACGGAAGGCGTCAGAGCCAAGTTGTCTTTCGAACTGGAAGTCTGCCTCATTCCACGAGTTGATGTGGTCGGCATTCGCAGAAAACGATTGAAAGGTGATGCCTGGTGCTATAAGCGCGTTTGTGAGGAAGTTCTTCGTATGGCCTCTATCCAAACAGCCGCTTAA
- the LOC130692334 gene encoding uncharacterized protein LOC130692334, whose translation MEMEMNGANFSMPSDYHSIDELDSEALEDLEIALYGMLHHASNEEECCLNPTNYTNNSLHTQAAVPDDGRNYPKSEEGHSSPESQNEEQSKPANFVCIPPVSLLSNIGYEQSKKHLECMEKTKVTSRNKTQDFLRNINPKEQPLTSFKKRNPFSQRLIIEESCRPSQLKRKPFEVITLSDDEDSKYVSIDKSSKHNDTKRVFPLPLGIERGPQIASISLPVDSSASSAEGSESDSSVTVLNPLPGPSCMYVDSSPDLSPSSTTDSSDSEIEVMKLPKIGYDKVDIKLNVNSPNTGSTLDTCINSSSSGLNWQKYSSEKWTPEMIKFYDRDGSDRDLEAILKSLPKNVKWHLDIEDRRGSDLQRNRYFGKSAKTRCTNCSQWDHLTKDCRDPRKIISCGICGLLGHKQFACPNKMCLGCGRPSKILVECCPECRREQNIICMICRSKHVTQRCPDLWRRYHSTISNQSEEPNNTGNVLKPSNQLFCCNCAGRGHLVHDCPEKRWSKYLPAYPTIFSYTNPRQFLNSVTSDGKSSISISEDRKEIWVVGNNMQSQSPRKGGRQTYTLPLDRQPSEGALQAARNTIFRELKHIEIFWRKQPKKGRMIVEFSGNGDTKEAKNRFKKLITFQKKAESRKNPAKEEPNSQISNNVLKEKIFVAPKVVPCAVSYVDINHLSRDGKRMHRRVRVSLNEKEKRNAGKLLAKLEFKNRVQITSCQVGNKWEVTVHKLPNGNPLSAVNSIVSYLDAASARPGVV comes from the exons atggaaatggaaatgaacGGAGCAAATTTCAGTATGCCTTCAGATTACCATAGTATAGATGAATTAGATTCAGAAGCTCTAGAAGATTTAGAAATTGCTTTGTATGGGATGCTTCATCATGCatcaaatgaagaagaatgtTGCCTTAATCCCACAAATTACACAAACAATTCTTTACATACACAAGCTGCTGTGCCTGATGATGGTAGGAACTATCCCAAATCTGAAGAAGGCCACAGTAGTCCAGAAAGTCAAAATGAAGAGCAGTCAAAGCCAGCCAATTTTGTATGTATTCCACCAGTAAGTTTACTATCCAATATAGGTTATGAACAATCAAAAAAGCATTTAGAATGcatggagaaaacaaaagtgacaagccgaaataaaacacaagaTTTCTTAAGGAATATAAATCCTAAAGAACAACCTTTAACTTCCTTTAAGAAAAGGAATCCATTTTCTCAAAGGTTGATAATAGAAGAAAGCTGTAGGCCAAgtcaattgaaaagaaaaccgtTTGAGGTCATTACTCTTTCGGATGACGAAGATTCAAAATATGTCTCCATCGACAAATCTTCCAAACATAATGACACAAAAAGAGTTTTTCCTTTACCATTAGGCATTGAAAGAGGACCACAAATTGCTTCAATCTCCTTACCTGTTGATTCCAGTGCATCATCAGCTGAAGGCAGTGAATCTGACAGTTCTGTTACAGTGCTTAACCCCCTTCCAGGCCCTTCATGTATGTATGTGGATTCATCCCCAGATTTATCACCAAGCTCAACAACAGATTCATCTGACTCTGAAATTGAAGTCATGAAACTACCCAAAATTGGCTATGATAAAGTTGATATTAAGTTGAATGTCAATTCACCTAATACTGGAAGCACTCTAGACACTTGCATCAATTCATCTAGCTCTGGTTTGAATTGGCAAAAGTATTCTAGTGAAAAATGGACACCAGAAATGATAAAGTTCTACGATAGAGATGGGTCTGATAGAGATTTGGAAGCAATCTTAAAATCTCTTCCGAAAAACGTCAAGTGGCATTTGGATATCGAAGATCGTCGTGGAAGCGACTTGCAGAGAAATCGTTACTTTGGAAAGAGTGCCAAAACGCGATGCACTAACTGTAGTCAGTGGGATCATCTCACTAAGGACTGCAGAGATCCTAGGAAAATCATTAGTTGTGGTATATGCGGCTTGCTTGGACACAAGCAATTTGCATGTCCAAATAAAATGTGTTTGGGT TGTGGCCGGCCAAGCAAAATTCTTGTTGAGTGCTGTCCTGAATGTCGTCGAGAGCAAAATATTATTTGTATGATCTGTCGTTCTAAGCATGTCACTCAGCGCTGCCCCGATCTGTGGAGGCGCTACCATTCAACAATCTCGAATCAATCTGAAGAACCAAATAACACAGGAAACGTTTTAAAGCCTAGCAATCAGTTGTTCTGCTGTAATTGCGCAG GTCGTGGTCACCTAGTCCACGATTGTCCCGAAAAACGCTGGAGCAAGTATCTACCTGCCTACCCTACCATTTTCTCTTATACGAATCCACGACAATTCCTTAATAGCGTCACCAGTGATGGCAAATCTTCCATTTCGATTAGTGAAGATCGCAAGGAAATTTGGGTCGTTGGGAACAATATGCAATCCCAGTCCCCTAGAAAAGGGGGACGCCAAACTTATACCTTGCCACTTGATCGTCAACCGAGCGAAGGTGCATTGCAAGCAGCAAGAAACACAATCTTTCGTGAACTGAAACATATAGAAATATTTTGGCGGAAGCAACCAAAGAAAGGTCGGATGATAGTTGAGTTTTCAGGGAACGGGGACACCAAGGAAGCAAAAAATAGATTCAAAAAGCTGATCACCTTTCAAAAAAAGGCTGAATCAAGAAAAAACCCTGCAAAAGAAGAGCCAAATTCCCAAATTTCTAATAATGTactgaaagagaaaattttcGTTGCTCCCAAAGTTGTACCTTGCGCTGTATCTTACGTTGATATCAACCACCTTAGCCGCGACGGCAAACGCATGCACCGTCGCGTCCGGGTCAgtttgaatgaaaaagagaagcgTAATGCAGGAAAGTTGTTGGCAAAGCTAGAATTCAAAAACCGTGTTCAGATCACATCGTGTCAAGTGGGGAACAAATGGGAGGTTACAGTACACAAACTCCCCAATGGCAACCCTCTTTCTGCCGTTAACTCTATCGTCAGTTATTTGGATGCAGCGTCTGCTAGGCCTGGGGTTGTGTAA
- the LOC130692369 gene encoding protein obstructor-E-like, with protein MKALALLAIYGLLAFVAAETQPKVVSKDIDLGVSDYQCPEGLYVAPHETQCELYYICASGGTPTHLYHCKDDLLFDLVYYGCNFKELTDCGDRLSPFTCPSPNGKFPIKEGACSSQYYVCTNNATSLETCPNGGIFDAPSSSCIASTCTTTTTARAPTAPGDFQCPAPNGSFSSPYSCSQYYVCIDGVSFLFNCAAGLYYNAPFDICDWPANVNCNL; from the exons ATGAAAGCGCTCGCACTGCTAGCTATTTACG GTCTTTTGGCATTTGTCGCAGCAGAAACACAACCCaag GTGGTATCGAAGGACATAGATTTGGGTGTATCTGATTATCAATGTCCGGAAGGACTTTACGTCGCTCCTCACGAGACGCAATGCGAACTGTACTACATTTGCGCTTCAGGTGGCACCCCAACTCATTTGTACCATTGTAAAGACGACCTATTGTTTGATCTCGTTTACTACG GATGCAACTTCAAGGAATTAACGGATTGCGGTGACCGCCTTTCGCCTTTCACATGTCCGTCTCCCAATGGTAAATTCCCTATTAAAGAGGGTGCATGCAGTTCCCAATATTACGTTTGCACTAACAACGCCACTTCATTAGAG ACTTGCCCAAATGGAGGAATCTTCGACGCTCCTTCATCGTCATGCATCGCATCTACTTGTACAA CGACAACGACAGCTAGAGCACCCACAGCACCGGGCGATTTCCAGTGCCCGGCACCCAACGGGAGCTTCTCCAGTCCTTATTCCTGTTCTCAGTACTATGTCTGCATTGATGGAGTATCATTCCTCTTC AATTGTGCTGCTGGGCTTTACTACAATGCTCCTTTTGACATCTGTGATTGGCCAGCCAATGTCAATTGCAACTTGTAA
- the LOC130692355 gene encoding integumentary mucin C.1-like: MTSDNSITEHSCKRRALLPTMLKSLLVTILFQCFLLEINAFSLARQQERFTCPAADGFYAIEGECTATYYACVGGVPYIQTCPGTGNVFDPLIKKCVPYADSSCRNIETTTTSSTTTTTTTTRPTLTTPTTTATTIGPTFNCPTAEGFYPIPNTCGADYYVCVSGSPYVSTCPGDSVFDPTTLVCTSPDKASCQKPFVCPTPDGFYPVPGTCGNSYYSCVGGTAYLQNCPGTAIFDPSTNNCVAAENASCKTTTTTTPATTTTTPTTTTTPTTTTTPTTTTTPTTTTTPTTTTTPTTTTTPTTTTTPTTTTTTTTTTTRPPTTKAPFVCPGTGHYPYPGSCTLYYVCSGSNYIVASCPAGQVFNPTTEFCEDPINVPGCYFDPMEFFRDLKFVGMTGGP, translated from the exons ATGACCTCAGACAATTCAATCACGGAGCACAGTTGTAAAAGAAGAGCTTTACTACCCACAATGCTGAAATCGCTCCTTGTCACGATCCTCTTTCAAT GTTTCCTTTTGGAAATCAATGCTTTCTCTTTGGCAAGGCAACAG GAACGTTTCACTTGTCCGGCTGCTGATGGTTTCTATGCCATCGAAGGTGAATGCACAGCGACTTATTATGCATGTGTAGGAGGAGTACCATACATCCAG ACATGCCCAGGGACAGGAAATGTTTTTGATccattaattaaaaaatgcgTACCTTACGCGGATTCCTCTTGCCGCA ATATAGAAACGACTACTACCTCATCAACGACGACCACGACGACCACGACACGTCCGACACTCACCACTCCGACGACGACGGCTACAACAATCGGTCCGACATTTAATTGTCCGACAGCCGAAGGCTTTTACCCGATTCCCAACACTTGCGGTGCTGATTATTACGTCTGTGTCAGTGGTTCTCCTTACGTATCG ACTTGCCCAGGAGACAGCGTCTTCGACCCAACTACGCTAGTATGCACATCCCCGGATAAAGCTTCTTGTC AAAAACCATTCGTATGTCCGACCCCAGACGGATTTTACCCAGTTCCAG GTACTTGCGGAAATAGTTACTACTCATGTGTCGGTGGGACGGCCTATTTACAG AATTGCCCTGGAACTGCCATCTTTGATCCGAGCACAAACAATTGCGTCGCTGCGGAAAACGCGTCGTGCAAAA CTACAACTACCACAACACCAGCAACAACTACTACAACGCCCACTACAACAACGACgcccacaacaacgacaacacctacaacaacgacaacacctacaacaacgacaacacctacaacaacgacaacacctacaacaacgacaacacctacaacaacaacaacacctacaacaacaacaacaaccacaaccACAACCACAAGGCCACCAACAACTAAGGCACCATTCGTTTGTCCGGGTACCGGCCATTATCCCTATCCCGGAAGCTGTACTTTGTACTATGTCTGTTCCGGCAGCAACTACATTGTAGCA aGCTGTCCAGCTGGGCAGGTGTTTAACCCCACCACCGAATTCTGTGAGGATCCCATTAACGTTCCCGGCTGCTATTTCGATCCCATGGAATTTTTCCGA GATCTGAAATTCGTCGGAATGACTGGCGGCCCATAG